Proteins encoded in a region of the Zea mays cultivar B73 chromosome 4, Zm-B73-REFERENCE-NAM-5.0, whole genome shotgun sequence genome:
- the LOC118476987 gene encoding dehydration-responsive element-binding protein 1G, translated as MSSSPETEAAGSSSSSRKFKGVRKRKWGKWVSEIRLPNSRERIWLGSYDAPDKAARAFDAAFVCLRGRGAAGADLNFPDSPPPCRAGGCSSDPREVQAAALSHANRAAVTAQQAAAALTMDGGGADGSAPPWDYYYYYSVAHDAGGVLGGAAATSSTAEVVAPVRADGSIDWRPVMAHPPPLFSPTGWGSNAYDFLQVPPPPAAVADEDMLDDGVHGATASLWSFDSRDSYFRY; from the coding sequence ATGTCGTCGTCGCCGGAGACAGAGGCCGCcgggagcagcagcagcagcaggaagtTCAAGGGCGTGCGGAAGCGCAAGTGGGGCAAGTGGGTGTCTGAGATCCGGCTACCCAACAGCCGCGAGCGTATCTGGCTGGGCTCCTACGACGCCCCCGACAAGGCCGCGCGCGCCTTCGACGCCGCCTTCGTCTGCCTCCGCGGCCGCGGCGCCGCCGGCGCGGACCTCAACTTCCCGGACTCGCCGCCGCCGTGCCGCGCGGGGGGGTGCAGCAGCGACCCGCGGGAGGTGCAGGCGGCCGCGCTCTCCCACGCCAACCGCGCCGCCGTCACGGCCCAGCAGGCGGCCGCCGCGCTCACCATGGACGGCGGCGGCGCCGATGGCTCGGCGCCGCCATgggactactactactactactccgTGGCGCACGACGCGGGCGGCGTCCTTGGTGGCGCTGCAGCTACCAGCAGCACGGCGGAGGTGGTGGCGCCCGTGCGCGCCGACGGGAGCATCGACTGGCGGCCCGTTATGGCGCACCCGCCGCCGCTCTTCTCCCCTACCGGCTGGGGCAGCAATGCGTACGACTTCCTGCAGGTGCCACCGCCGCCGGCGGCTGTGGCCGACGAGGACATGCTTGATGACGGTGTCCATGGCGCAACCGCTTCTCTCTGGAGCTTCGACTCGAGAGACTCCTACTTCAGATACTAG